Proteins encoded by one window of Bos indicus x Bos taurus breed Angus x Brahman F1 hybrid chromosome 12, Bos_hybrid_MaternalHap_v2.0, whole genome shotgun sequence:
- the IPO5 gene encoding importin-5, producing the protein MAAAAAEQQQFYLLLGNLLSPDNVVRKQAEETYENIPGQSKITFLLQAIRNTAAAEEARQMAAVLLRRLLSSAFDEVYPTLPTDVQTAIKSELLMIIQMETQSSMRKKICDIAAELARNLIDEDGNNQWPEGLKFLFDSVSSQNMGLREAALHIFWNFPGIFGNQQQHYLDVIKRMLVQCMQDQEHPSIRTLSARATAAFILANEHNVALFKHFADLLPGFLQAVNDSCYQNDDSVLKSLVEIADTVPKYLRPHLEATLQLSLKLCGDTGLNNMQRQLALEVIVTLSETAAAMLRKHTNIVAQTIPQMLAMMVDLEEDEDWANADELEDDDFDSNAVAGESALDRMACGLGGKLVLPMIKEHIMQMLQNPDWKYRHAGLMALSAIGEGCHQQMEGILNEIVNFVLLFLQDPHPRVRYAACNAVGQMATDFAPGFQKKFHEKVIAALLQTMEDQGNQRVQAHAAAALINFTEDCPKSLLIPYLDSLVKHLHSIMVLKLQELIQKGTKLVLEQVVTSIASVADTAEEKFVPYYDLFMPSLKHIVENAVQKELRLLRGKTIECISLIGLAVGKEKFMQDASDVMQLLLKTQTDFSDMEDDDPQISYMISAWARMCKILGKEFQQYLPVVMGPLMKTASIKPEVALLDTQDMENMSDDDGWEFVNLGDQQSFGIKTAGLEEKSTACQMLVCYAKELKEGFVEYTEQVVKLMVPLLKFYFHDGVRVAAAESMPLLLECARVRGPEYLTQMWHFMCDALIKAIGTEPDSDVLSEIMHSFAKCIEVMGDGCLNNEHFEELGGILKAKLEEHFKNQELRQVKRQDEDYDEQVEESLQDEDDNDVYILTKVSDILHSIFSSYKEKVLPWFEQLLPLIVNLICPHRPWPDRQWGLCIFDDVIEHCSPASFKYAEYFLRPMLQYVCDSSPEVRQAAAYGLGVMAQYGGDNYRPFCTEALPLLVRVIQSADAKTKENINATENCISAVGKMMKFKPDCVNVEEVLPHWLSWLPLHEDKEEAVQTFNYLCDLIESNHPIVLGPNNTNLPKIFSIIAEGEMHEAIKHDDPCAKRLANVVRQVQTSGGLWTECIAQLSPEQQAAIQELLNSA; encoded by the exons GAAACCTATGAGAATATCCCAGGCCAGTCGAAGATCACATTCCTTTTACAAGCCATCAGAAACACAGCAGCTGCTGAGGAG GCTAGACAAATGGCTGCCGTTCTCCTAAGACGTCTTTTGTCCTCTGCATTTGATGAAGTCTATCCAACTCTTCCCACTGATGTTCAGACTGCCATCAAGAGTGAGCTACTGATGATTATTCAAATGGAAACACAGTCTAGCATGAGGAAAAAAATTTGTGATATTGCTGCTGAACTGGCCAGGAATTTAATAG ATGAGGATGGCAACAACCAGTGGCCTGAAGGTTTGAAGTTCCTTTTTGACTCCGTCAGCTCTCAAAACATGGGACTGCGGGAAGCTGCCCTTCATATTTTCTG GAACTTCCCAGGAATTTTTGGGAATCAGCAGCAACACTATTTAGACGTCATCAAACGGATGTTAGTTCAGTGCATGCAAGATCAGGAACATCCATCG ATCCGAACATTATCTGCTAGAGCTACCGCTGCGTTTATACTTGCCAACGAGCATAATGTTGCTCTGTTCAAGCATTTTGCAGACTTGTTACCCGGTTTCTTACAG GCTGTAAACGACTCCTGCTACCAGAATGATGATTCAGTCCTAAAATCCCTTGTTGAGATTGCAGACACGGTTCCAAAGTATTTACGTCCTCATTTGGAAGCCACTTTACAGCTGAGTCTAAAG ttGTGTGGAGACACTGGCCTCAATAACATGCAGCGCCAGCTTGCCCTGGAAGTAATCGTGACCCTCTCTGAGACTGCAGCTGCTATGTTAAGAAAACATACCAATATTGTTGCACAGACAA TTCCGCAGATGTTAGCCATGATGGTTGACCTTGAAGAGGATGAGGACTGGGCAAATGCGGATGAACTGGAAGATGATGACTTTGATAG CAATGCGGTTGCTGGTGAGAGTGCTCTAGACCGGATGGCTTGTGGACTCGGTGGAAAGCTCGTCCTGCCAATGATCAAAGAACACATTATGCAGATGCTTCAGAACC CTGACTGGAAGTACCGGCACGCGGGGCTCATGGCCTTGTCCGCCATTGGGGAAGGATGCCACCAGCAGATGGAGGGGATTCTCAACGAGATAGTAaattttgttctgctttttcttCAGGATCCT CATCCCAGGGTGAGGTATGCGGCCTGTAATGCTGTGGGACAGATGGCTACTGACTTTGCACCTGGTTTCCAGAAGAAGTTCCATGAGAAG GTGATTGCAGCACTGCTGCAGACCATGGAAGACCAGGGCAATCAGCGTGTCCAGGCCCACGCTGCCGCCGCTCTCATCAACTTCACAGAGGACTGTCCCAAGTCACTGCTTATTCCATACTTAGACAGCTTGGTGAAGCATCTGCATTCCATCATGGTCCTTAAACTTCAAGAG TTGATCCAGAAAGGCACCAAGTTAGTTTTGGAACAAGTTGTGACGTCTATTGCATCAGTTGCAGATACTGCAGAAGAAAAATTTGTCCCCTACTATGACTTATTCATGCCGTCACTGAAGCACATTGTCGAGAATGCAGTTCAAAAGGAACTCAGACTTCTCAGAGGAAAAACTATTGAGTGCATCAGCCTCATTGGTCTGGCTGTTGGGAAGGAAAAG TTCATGCAGGATGCCTCTGACGTGATGCAGCTGTTGCTGAAGACGCAAACAGACTTCAGTGACATGGAAGATGACGACCCTCAG atcTCTTACATGATCTCCGCATGGGCCAGGATGTGCAAAATCCTTGGGAAAGAATTTCAGCAGTACCTACCGGTGGTGATGGGGCCTTTAATGAAGACAGCTTCAATTAAGCCTGAAGTAGCCCTTCTAGATA CTCAAGACATGGAGAACATGAGTGATGATGATGGTTGGGAATTTGTGAACCTTGGAGATCAGCAAAGTTTTGGTATTAAAACTGCAGGACTGGAAGAAAAATCAACTGCTTGTCAGATGCTG GTCTGTTATGCTAAGGAGTTAAAAGAAGGCTTTGTGGAGTATACTGAACAGGTTGTCAAACTCATGGTACCTctactgaaattttatttccacGATG GCGTTCGAGTGGCAGCAGCAGAATCCATGCCTCTTCTCCTGGAGTGTGCGAGGGTTCGTGGTCCTGAGTACCTCACACAGATGTGGCATTTTATGTGTGATGCGCTAATCAAGGCCATTGGCACAGAACCAGATTCAGATGTCCTCTCAGAAATAATGCATTCTTTTGCAAag tGCATTGAAGTCATGGGAGATGGATGCCTTAATAATGAACACTTTGAAGAATTGGGTGGTATACTGAAAGCTAAACttgaagaacattttaaaaaccaagaatTGCGGCAAG TTAAAAGACAAGATGAAGACTATGATGAGCAGGTGGAAGAATCACTACAAGATGAG GATGATAATGATGTTTATATTCTGaccaaagtgtcagacattttaCATTCAATATTCAGTAGCTACAAGGAAAAAGTGTTACCATGGTTTGAACAGCTGCTTCCGTTAATTGTCAACCTAATT TGTCCACATAGACCGTGGCCAGACAGACAGTGGGGACTGTGCATCTTTGATGATGTCATAGAACACTGTAGTCCAGCCTCATTTAAATATGCAGAATATTTCTTAAGGCCAATGCTCCAATACGTATGTGACAGCAGCCCGGAAGTCAGGCAAGCAGCTGCATATGGCCTGGGAGTCATGGCACAGTATGGTGGCGATAACTACCGTCCTTTCTGCACAG AAGCACTTCCACTGCTGGTAAGAGTTATTCAGTCTGCTGATGCTAAGACCAAAGAAAACATCAATGCTACTGAGAACTGCATCTCAGCGGTGGGGAAAATGATGAAGTTCAAGCCTGACTGTGTGAACGTTGAAGAAGTCCTCCCACACTGGCTTTCTTGGCTTCCACTGCATGAGGATAAAGAAGAAGCTGTTCAGACTTTCAATTATCTTTGCGACCTCATTGAGAG TAATCACCCAATTGTCCTTGGCCCAAACAATACCAATCTGCCCAAAATATTCAGTATAATCGCAGAAGGAGAAATGCATGAGGCAATTAAACATGATGATCCTTGTGCCAAACGTCTGGCCAATGTAGTTCGCCAAGTACAG ACTTCTGGAGGACTGTGGACTGAATGCATAGCGCAGCTCAGTCCCGAGCAGCAGGCAGCCATACAGGAGCTCCTGAACTCTGCCTGA